CACGTTATTACCAACTACAAGCGATTAATAAAACGGTTGAGGCAGTCGCACAAGGTAAAGACCGAATTCTATTGGTGATGGCAACGGGCACAGGTAAAACTTATACCGCCTTTCAAATAATTTGGCGCTTATGGAAAGCAAAAGCCAAAAAACGTATCCTATTTTTAGCCGATAGAAACATCTTAGTTGACCAAACCAAGACCAATGACTTTCAGCCCTTTGGTCAAGCGATGACCAAAATAACAGGGCGTAAAGTTGACCCTGCTTACGAGATACATTTAGCGTTATACCAAGCCTTAACGGGCCCCGAAGAATACCAAAAAGCTTTTAAGCAAGTTGACCCAGACTTCTTTGATTTAATCATCATTGACGAATGTCACCGTGGTAGCGCCGCAGATGACAGTGCATGGCGTGAAATACTCGAATACTTTAACTCTGCAACACAAATTGGTTTAACGGCCACGCCAAAAGAGACAGATGAAGTCTCTAACATCGATTACTTTGGTGAGCCTACTTACTGTTACACCCTTAAAGAAGGCATTGATGATGGCTTTTTAGCCCCTTACAAAGTGGTACGTGTTGATATTGATGTTGACCTGCAAGGCTGGCGACCAACCAAAGGGCAAACCGATAAAAATGGTGAGCTAATTGATGATCGCATCTATAACCAAAAAGATTTTGACCGTACCTTAGTCATTGATGAGCGTACACAGTTAGTGGCTGAAACCATTACCAGTTACCTAAAACGTACCGACCCAATGGCAAAAACTATTATCTTTTGTAACGATATTAATCACGCTGAACGTATGCGCAGAGCATTAGTTAACCTTAATCCTGAGCAAGTCGCTAAAAACGAAAAATATGTGATGAAAATTACCGGCGATGATGAAATAGGTAAAGCCCAACTAGATAACTTTATTAACCCTAAAAAGGCCTACCCTGTTATCGCAACGACTTCTGAGTTAATGACAACAGGGGTTGACGCTAAAACCTGTAAATTAGTGGTACTTGATCAAAACATAAAATCGATGACTAAATTTAAGCAGATCATTGGTCGTGGAACGCGTATTGATGATCGCTTCGGTAAACTGTGGTTCACCATTTTAGACTTTAAAAAAGCCACCGAACTGTTTGCCGATGATGATTTTGATGGTGAGCCAGTGCAGGTGATGACCCCAACAGCCGAAGATATTATTGATGGCACGGGCGACATTGATAGCACAACAGAGCAAGAAGATGAGCAAATCAGTGAAAATGACTCACCAGATTACGATGCAACAACAGTTGAAAACACAGGCGATGAAAGTAATGAACAGCCACCAAAGAATGAAGATTGGGGTGAAATAGCTAGTGGTGATGATGAAGAGCCACGTTTTATTAAATTCCATGTATCAGGCGTCACCGTTAAAAAAATGGCAGAGCGTGTGCAGTATTACGACAGTGATGGTGGCTTAGTCACCGAGTCATTTAAAGACTACATCCGTAAAACCATGCAATCGCAATTTAGCTCGCTAGATGACTTTGTTAAACGCTGGAACGATGCTGAGCGAAAACAAATCGTGATTGATGAACTTGAACAAGCGGGCATTATTTGGAAAGCACTTGAAGAGGAAGTCGGCGTCGATCTCGATCCCTTTGATATGATTTGCCATGTTGTTTACGACCAACCCGCTTTAACGCGCAAAGAACGTGCAAACAACGTCAAAAAGCGTAACTATTTCACTAAATATTCGGACACAGCACAAACCGTGTTAGATAATCTCCTCACCAAATACGCGAATGTGGGCGTACAAGAAATTGAGTCAAAAGATGCGCTCAAAGTACAGCCTTTCACAGATATTGGTAGACCGCTTGAAATAAAGAAAAAAGTGTTTGGCGGTAAATCAAAGTACGAGCAAGCCATTAAGGAGCTGGA
This window of the Psychromonas sp. MME1 genome carries:
- the hsdR gene encoding EcoAI/FtnUII family type I restriction enzme subunit R, which translates into the protein MQNNTINKAKLTETDIITKFILPSIKDAGWDDMTQIRQEVKLRDGKVIVRGQLGMRQTVKSADIVLYHKPSQPLAVIEAKANKHDVGKGIQQGLDYARLLEVPFIFASNGDGYIFHDKTNLQQLETEISLEQFPSHEELWHKYCIWKGYKSEHLPVITQDYHDDGSGKSPRYYQLQAINKTVEAVAQGKDRILLVMATGTGKTYTAFQIIWRLWKAKAKKRILFLADRNILVDQTKTNDFQPFGQAMTKITGRKVDPAYEIHLALYQALTGPEEYQKAFKQVDPDFFDLIIIDECHRGSAADDSAWREILEYFNSATQIGLTATPKETDEVSNIDYFGEPTYCYTLKEGIDDGFLAPYKVVRVDIDVDLQGWRPTKGQTDKNGELIDDRIYNQKDFDRTLVIDERTQLVAETITSYLKRTDPMAKTIIFCNDINHAERMRRALVNLNPEQVAKNEKYVMKITGDDEIGKAQLDNFINPKKAYPVIATTSELMTTGVDAKTCKLVVLDQNIKSMTKFKQIIGRGTRIDDRFGKLWFTILDFKKATELFADDDFDGEPVQVMTPTAEDIIDGTGDIDSTTEQEDEQISENDSPDYDATTVENTGDESNEQPPKNEDWGEIASGDDEEPRFIKFHVSGVTVKKMAERVQYYDSDGGLVTESFKDYIRKTMQSQFSSLDDFVKRWNDAERKQIVIDELEQAGIIWKALEEEVGVDLDPFDMICHVVYDQPALTRKERANNVKKRNYFTKYSDTAQTVLDNLLTKYANVGVQEIESKDALKVQPFTDIGRPLEIKKKVFGGKSKYEQAIKELESEIYQRPPKQQTA